A window of the Dehalococcoidia bacterium genome harbors these coding sequences:
- a CDS encoding transposase, whose protein sequence is MIEPLDRYSRDSTLFQFTNKRLRDFIDPKHLLIQVDEQFDFTKLVGPLEDCFCRDNGRPAIHPEVLVRALLISALYNITSFRRLCSAISENIAFRWFCFLSIDDRVFDHSTISYFIERIGDEGFGEIFHRFNEELLRLGLLSRQMYVDSSLVKANVSDYGLAPSGMSVEEFREKAA, encoded by the coding sequence ATGATTGAGCCATTGGACCGCTACAGCAGAGACTCCACGCTCTTCCAGTTTACAAACAAGAGACTCCGAGACTTCATCGACCCAAAGCATCTGCTGATCCAGGTTGATGAGCAGTTCGACTTCACCAAACTAGTCGGGCCGCTCGAAGACTGTTTCTGTCGCGATAATGGCAGGCCCGCCATTCACCCCGAAGTCCTGGTCAGGGCACTTCTAATCTCCGCTCTCTACAACATCACGTCATTCCGACGGCTTTGCTCGGCGATCTCTGAGAACATCGCTTTCAGATGGTTCTGTTTCCTTTCCATTGACGATAGGGTGTTCGACCACTCGACCATCAGCTACTTCATAGAGCGCATCGGCGATGAGGGGTTCGGAGAGATATTCCATCGGTTCAATGAGGAGTTGCTGAGACTCGGACTCCTTTCCCGCCAGATGTACGTCGATTCCAGTCTGGTGAAGGCGAACGTGAGCGACTACGGATTAGCCCCCAGCGGAATGAGCGTGGAGGAGTTCAGAGAGAAGGCGGCTTGA